One Falco peregrinus isolate bFalPer1 chromosome 6, bFalPer1.pri, whole genome shotgun sequence DNA segment encodes these proteins:
- the LTA4H gene encoding leukotriene A-4 hydrolase, with amino-acid sequence MAADPSSFASPSCCLTRHLYLRCRVDFGAQALRGTAAFTARAEREAQRCLVLDTKDLQIFKVTVNGQDAKFGFGQKHSFKGTPLEITLPFELRRGQEAIVEISFESSPKSSALQWFTPEQTSGKQHPFLFSQCQATHCRAIFPCQDTPAVKLTYYAEISVPKELVALMSANRDGEVPDPEDSSRKIYHFSQDVPIPCYLIALVVGALESRKIGPRTLVWAEKELVDKSAYEFAEAEAMLKIAEDLAGPYVWGQYDLLVLPPSFPYGGMENPCLTFVTPTLLAGDRSLSNVIAHEISHSWTGNLVTNKTWEHFWLNEGHTVYLERRIGGQLFGEQFRHFQALGGWRELQNTINTLGDKNPLTNLIPNLSEVDPDVAYSSVPYEKGFALLFYLEQLLGGPNVFIGFLKAYIQQFAYKSIVTEDWKKFLYSYFKDKVAVLDKVDWNSWFYAPGMPPAKPTYDMTLANACVALSQRWIKAEESDLGSFSSADLKDMSSHQLIEFLALLLLEAPLPVSHVQRMQQVYDFNAINNSEIRFRWLRLCIKSRWEEAIPLALKMATDQGRMKFTRPLFRDLYNFDKCQDLAVKTFLEHRASMHPVTSMLVGKDLKLDQ; translated from the exons ATGGCGGCGGACCCCAGCTCCTTCGCGTCgccctcctgctgcctcacGCGCCACCTCTACCTGCGCTGCCGCGTGGACTTCGGCGCGCAGGCGCTGCGGGGCACGGCGGCCTTCACCGCGCGCGCCGAGCGCGAGGCGCAGCGCTGCCTG GTCTTGGATACAAAAGACCTACAGATATTTAAAGTGACCGTAAATGGACAGGATGCAAAATTTGGTTTTGGACAAAAGCACAGTTTCAAGGGGACCCCCCTGGAAATCACACTTCCTTTTGAACTAAGAAG GGGACAAGAAGCAATTGTTGAAATCTCTTTTGAAAGCTCTCCGAAGTCTTCAGCTCTCCAATGGTTCACTCCAGAGCAAACTTCTGGAAAGCAACACCCGTTTCTCTTCAGCCAGTGTCAG GCTACCCACTGCAGAGCCATCTTTCCATGCCAAGACACACCTGCTGTGAAACTGACCTACTATGCAGAG atatCTGTTCCTAAAGAGCTGGTGGCTCTTATGAGTGCTAATCGTGATGGAGAGGTGCCTGACCCAGAGGACAGCAGTCGGAAGATATACCATTTCAGTCAGGAT GTTCCCATACCTTGCTACTTGATTGCTTTAGTGGTTGGAGCTTTAGAAAGCAG AAAGATTGGCCCAAGGACACTGGTGTGGGCTGAAAAGGAACTAGTGGATAAGTCAGCCTATGAATTTGCTGAG GCTGAAGCTATGCTGAAAATAGCAGAAGATTTAGCAGGACCCTATGTGTGGGGGCAGTATGATTTGTTAGTCTTGCCACCTTCTTTTCCTTATGGTGGTATGGAGAATCCTTGTCTTACTTTTGTAACTCCAACACTATTG gcaggTGATCGATCTCTGTCAAAT GTTATTGCTCATGAAATCTCTCACAGCTGGACAGGAAACTTGGTAACAAACAAAACATGGGAGCATTTTTG GTTGAATGAGGGACATACTGTATACCTGGAACGCAGGATTGGTGGTCAGTTGTTTGGTGAGCAGTTCAGGCACTTTCAGGCCCTGGGAGGTTGGAGGGAACTGCAGAACAcg ATAAATACTCTTGGAGATAAAAATCCTCTAactaaccttatccctaacctGAGTGAAGTAGATCCTGATGTTGCCTATTCATCTGTTCCGTATGAGAaaggctttgctttgcttttttaccTTGAACAACTTCTTGGAGGACCAA ATGTCTTCATTGGCTTCTTGAAGGCTTACATTCAGCAGTTTGCTTATAAGAGCATAGTAACGGAGGACTGGAAGAAGTTCTTGTACTCATACTTCAAGGATAAG GTAGCTGTTCTTGATAAAGTTGACTGGAACTCATGGTTTTATGCTCCAGGAATGCCACCAGCGAAGCCTAC GTATGATATGACACTAGCAAATGCTTGTGTTGCCTTGAGCCAACGATGGATCAAA GCGGAAGAGAGTGATTTGGGCTCATTCAGCTCAGCAGACCTCAAGGATATGTCATCTCATCAGTTGATTGAGTTCCTGGCACTGTTGCTTCTGGAG GCTCCTCTTCCAGTGTCACATGTCCAACGAATGCAGCAAGTGTATGACTTCAATGCTATAAACAATTCTGAAATAAGATTCAG atgGCTGCGCCTCTGTATCAAGTCCAGGTGGGAAGAAGCTATTCCTCTGGCTTTAAAAATGGCAACAGATCAGGGCAGGATGAAGTTTACTCGACCCTTGTTCAG GGACCTTTACAATTTTGACAAGTGTCAAGATCTGGCTGTAAAGACATTTCTGGAGCATAGAGCCTCTATGCACCCAGTCACTTCAATGCTTGTGGGCAAAGACTTGAAACTGGATCAGTGA